CTCGAAGTCGCGGGCGACCGCCATCCCGGTCCGGAGGTTCCAGGTCCGGCCGTAGTCGGCCCGGCCGCTCCCCTCGTAGAACACCTGCCAAACGGGGGCGTCGGGCGCCGGCAAGACACAGGAAACTCTGGTGTGGTGGTCGTGCCACCCGCCGCGCTCGAACACCGGATTCGCGGGCGAGCGAGTCCAGGTTTCGCCGTCGGTGCTGGTGGCGAGGTGGGCCTGCTCGGACGCCCCGTCGTGGCCCGAGTAGAACATGTGGAGTCGCCCGCCGAGCGCCACCACGTGCGGGTCCTTCACCGTCGCGCGGTCGGTGGTCCCCTCGCGGGGCGCGAGCACCGTCCGGGCCGTGGTTGAGTCGAACTCCGTGGGGTCGGCCGCGGGCGCGAGCGAGACGATGCGCCAGTCGCCCGTCCCGCGGTCCACCGGCAGGTAGAGTCGCAGGTCCCCCGTTCCGGGGTCGGTCGCCATCGCGGGGCGTTCGACGCTCTCGACCCCCAACTCGTCGGCGGAGACGGCGGCGACCTCTCGGAGGTCGCCGCCGTTTCCGGCTTCGTATTCGAAGATTCTGACCCCGCTCCCCCGCGCTTCGGACGTGCGCTCTCGCACGGCGAGGTACGCGTCGCCGTCGTAGCGGTGGACGCACGGCGCGCCCACCCAGTTGCCCTCACCCGAATCGTCGGGTTCGAGTAGCGTCTCTGCGTCCGCCACGTCGAGTTCCGGAACGCGTGCGTACTCCCCCATGGGGCCGAGTTCGCGCGCCGGGACCGAAATCCCTGCGATGTCAGATGTGGCTCGCTACCGTCCTCCCACGGACGGTATCACAGACTGACTTACGAATCGGGTCAAAGAAGAAGGTCGCATGGAATATCAGACACCAAACTACTGAGCCGTTGTATGTCGAGTCGGTACTAGCCGAAAACAGAAAGTGGAGCAAGTCAAACAGACGAATCAACACTGTGTTTTCAACATTCCCCCTAAGTTGGGAGTCACACCGATAGGATATCTGGCTGTATCCCGGTGTATGTCCGACCACGAATGTGCGTGCGGCTGTCGCAGCGACCGACAGGGATCGAACGCCAACGCGACGACTGAGCGATGGTTCGCCGACGACTCCGTTCTTACTGCGGAACTCCCCGCTGACGTTCGGTCATCACTGGCACGACTGATCGGGGTGGACACGGTAGAGACGCTGGGCGACTGGATTATCGAGGTCCGTCGCCGGACCGTCGGTAGAGCCATACAGATCGATGACCTCTGCCACGCAGACGAGAAGACGGACCACCGAGGTGAGTTAGACGGAGAAACGTACTACTTCCGTTGTTTCTACGATGCGGTGGCCCTGTCAGCCCTCACAGAGACGCCGGTCGATATTCGGACCGAGAGTCCAGACGGTACTGTGATTAAAGCGCGCGCAAACGGAACGACTGACCTGACGGTCACGCCCGAAACGGCGGTATTCTCGTTCGGCATTGAGGATTTAGTCGACTCGCCCGTAGACGGCACGCTATCGCACGAAGACATCTACGCGGCAGTCTGTCCCTACGTCAGGGCATTTCCTAATAGAGAAGCATACGAACGCTGGGAAAAGACGGTTCCTGCAGCGACCGTTGCGTTGCCACTCCCGGGCGCTACGGACATCGCAGCCGGCCTCATCGAGTAATTTTAGAAAAGGCTGGTCGAGTACTTCGAAAGCACCCCCCGGGCCAGTTCATCGTCCGAGGTGGTGACGCAACAGGTTTCGTTCGGCGCGCTGCAGATGTTCGGCGACCGTCGATGAATCAATATCTAATTCTCCAGCAATGTCATCAGTCGTCACCTCGCGAGGCACCTCGTAGTACCCGTTGTCGTAGGCCGTCTGAATCACCTCACGCTGACGATTCGTGAGGTCGTCTATCGGTCGCTCACGTCCCTCGTACACGTCAAGTTTCCGGAGATCCGGCGATACCCCGGCAGTCTCATACCTGTCGACGGTCCCTGCAATGGCCTCTTGTGGGCCGACGAGTGACAGAGTTGCCCCGTGCTCGTTTACGACCGGATTACAGGTGCCGACAAGGTCCTCCATCTCGCCGGCGAGGCTCTCCGGGAGTCCCGGCGCAGTGAATGCGATGACATACAGTTGTATATCGTCTATCTCCGCAACGTGTTCCCACTGATCAACGCACTCAAGCGACGACAGTCGTTTCTCATCGAGGCGCGTTTCAACTTCTACCTGCACTACTGCACCGAACCCACGACAGACGAGTTCCTCGAAGTCCTGTAGTCCCGCCTCTTGGCAGAGCGAAACGAGCCCCTCGATGCCCATCGTTTCGTATTCTGAATCGCTGATCGTTATGCGGGCCTCGCGCATGGCACGACTCGGTATCCACTGGCCATTTAATAAAACGTAGCGCCCAACATATTGGGCAGTGACCACGACCGAAATGGACACTACCTCCCGGAGATAAAGCGTCCTAGCATTTCCGGAGGACAATCTTTTGTCCTGTTTCTGGTACGCTACGACGATGACAGCCATCGAAACACACGGCCTCACCAAGCGCTTCGGCGACGTCGTAGCCGTTGACGACCTCGACTTATCCGTCGAGAAAGGTGAGGTATTCGGCTTCCTCGGGCCGAACGGTGCAGGC
This genomic window from Halorussus vallis contains:
- a CDS encoding helix-turn-helix domain-containing protein, coding for MREARITISDSEYETMGIEGLVSLCQEAGLQDFEELVCRGFGAVVQVEVETRLDEKRLSSLECVDQWEHVAEIDDIQLYVIAFTAPGLPESLAGEMEDLVGTCNPVVNEHGATLSLVGPQEAIAGTVDRYETAGVSPDLRKLDVYEGRERPIDDLTNRQREVIQTAYDNGYYEVPREVTTDDIAGELDIDSSTVAEHLQRAERNLLRHHLGR
- the merB gene encoding organomercurial lyase, producing MSDHECACGCRSDRQGSNANATTERWFADDSVLTAELPADVRSSLARLIGVDTVETLGDWIIEVRRRTVGRAIQIDDLCHADEKTDHRGELDGETYYFRCFYDAVALSALTETPVDIRTESPDGTVIKARANGTTDLTVTPETAVFSFGIEDLVDSPVDGTLSHEDIYAAVCPYVRAFPNREAYERWEKTVPAATVALPLPGATDIAAGLIE